The Primulina eburnea isolate SZY01 chromosome 13, ASM2296580v1, whole genome shotgun sequence genome includes a region encoding these proteins:
- the LOC140809366 gene encoding uncharacterized protein At4g00950-like: MLAKPHSHTTQTDMETEGVGDYYSSLFLTPKLPLLNIMPPTPNSPQRSGTATPPLQTLVSVPFKWEEEPGKPRPCTALIALPEPAAKFLELPPCRMPLIMEPTNKITKTPSPTTVLDGPYNLARPKFSSFRFFMENHDSFDSYSSASPESAVDDIWIGKKSNGRRRGTGFLKWRGGTKEAIGGDFIGFSSSSIASCDSDTESCKKVKMEGKLRRIGSISTVSDARPTTHLWAAIYEGIKQVIPWKSAKKSHK; this comes from the exons ATGTTAGCAAAGCCACACTCCCACACAACACAGACAGACATGGAAACAGAGGGTGTTGGAGACTACTATTCCAGTTTGTTTCTCACACCTAAGCTTCCATTGTTGAATATAATGCCTCCCACCCCCAACTCGCCTCAGCGCTCAG GAACGGCTACTCCGCCGCTGCAGACGTTAGTGTCGGTGCCGTTCAAATGGGAAGAGGAACCCGGAAAGCCACGACCCTGCACGGCTCTCATCGCTCTACCCGAACCCGCTGCCAAATTCTTGGAGCTTCCACCCTGTAGGATGCCGTTGATCATGGAGCCCACCAACAAAATCACCAAAACGCCCTCCCCAACCACGGTTCTCGACGGCCCTTACAATCTCGCTCGCCCAAAGTTCTCTTCGTTCAGATTCTTTATGGAGAACCACGATTCCTTCGACAGTTACAGCAGCGCCAGTCCCGAGAGTGCGGTGGACGACATCTGGATTGGGAAGAAGAGCAACGGAAGGCGAAGAGGAACCGGGTTTTTGAAATGGAGGGGTGGTACAAAGGAAGCAATTGGCGGGGACTTTATAGGGTTCTCCTCGTCCTCCATTGCTAGCTGTGACAGTGATACTGAGAGCTGCAAGAAGGTGAAGATGGAAGGGAAGCTGAGAAGAATTGGGAGCATCTCCACCGTCTCTGATGCTAGGCCAACCACTCACCTCTGG GCTGCTATATATGAAGGTATAAAGCAAGTTATACCATGGAAGAGTGCCAAGAAATCGCACAAGTAG
- the LOC140810500 gene encoding LOW QUALITY PROTEIN: uncharacterized protein (The sequence of the model RefSeq protein was modified relative to this genomic sequence to represent the inferred CDS: deleted 1 base in 1 codon), giving the protein MALAEVRAAWQRTANRCLMQEDAKRAPKLACCSSAPPSVKQTDTELASAGGGQEIPTTCSIPCNQNPSYSNSSPCSRWWLQMKPSNGYQRDWWVTILIPSNLTRKPVKCVIAPDILVKKEDYFGTIDQNEHTKDSFDNQCRVFATCEKKDLIVKDEELKALGNKDCSEHYLSSEFPWIGTEKNIPWWRTTDTEELALLVSQRSHDLVQNCDLPAPQNTCVKKDVDVYIYGFSHDGISTSSPDRKSLNAGGHYHLTAHKYTSGSPAAGVSAKSLGCLLKLRKNFLMDSPMQERMSEMQTLENGMKNSQLLQALRHSQTRAREAEKVAKQASVEKQDVLKLVLRQASQLFMYRQWLQLLQLENMYFQFKNNKSDPDSTVFPITMPWISRTTGKVMKSEQKYATRKQKRSCRHPFDVNKYAVILALGMGLVGAGFILGWTIGWLLPAW; this is encoded by the exons ATGGCGCTAGCTGAAGTAAGAGCTGCTTGGCAGAGAACTGCCAACCGATGCTTAATGCAAGAAGATGCAAAAAGAGCACCAAAATTGGCTTGTTGTTCATCGGCACCACCCTCTGTCAAACAGACTGACACAGAGCTCGCAAGTGCTGGTGGTGGTCAAGAGATCCCGACCACATGCTCTATACCTTGTAATCAGAATCCTTCATATTCTAACTCATCCCCCTGTTCAAGATGGTGGCTTCAGATGAAGCCGAGTAATGGGTATCA AAGGGATTGGTGGGTGACAATCTTAATACCCTCGAACCTGACAAGGAAACCTGTCAAATGCGTGATAGCTCCTGATATCCTTGTGAAGAAAGAAGATTATTTTGGTACCATTGATCAGAATGAACACACCAAAGATTCCTTTGATAATCAATGTAGAGTTTTTGCCACTTGTGAAAAGAAAGATCTTATAGTTAAGGATGAAGAGTTAAAAGCTCTAGGTAATAAAGACTGCAGTGAGCATTATTTGAGTTCCGAATTTCCTTGGATTGGAACAGAGAAAAATATTCCATGGTGGCGAACAACAGATACAGAAGAGTTGGCTTTGTTAGTTTCACAAAGGTCGCATgatttggtacaaaattgtgaCCTTCCCGCACCACAGAACACTTGTGTCAAGAAGGATGTGGATGTTTATATATACGGATTTAGTCATGATGGAATTTCCACCTCATCTCCAGATCGTAAGTCGTTGAATGCTGGGGGTCACTACCATTTAACTGCTCATAAATACACATCAGGCAGCCCAGCTGCCGGGGTGTCTGCAAAAAGCTTAGGATGTCTGCTGAAGTTAAGAAAA AATTTCCTCAT GGATAGCCCAATGCAAGAAAGGATGTCAGAGATGCAAACATTGGAGAATGGTATGAAAAACTCTCAACTTCTACAAGCACTTCGTCATTCTCAGACACGAGCCAGGGAAGCCGAGAAAGTAGCAAAACAAGCGAGTGTGGAGAAACAGGACGTTCTCAAGCTTGTTCTTAGGCAGGCATCACAGCTGTTCATGTATAGACAGTGGCTCCAACTTCTGCAACTGGAGAACATGTACTTCCAATTCAAGAACAACAAAAGTGACCCAGATTCCACAGTTTTCCCAATAACAATGCCTTGGATTTCTCGAACAACTGGGAAAGTGATGAAAAGCGAGCAAAAGTATGCCACCAGAAAACAGAAACGATCATGTCGCCATCCGTTCGATGTCAACAAATATGCAGTCATTTTGGCATTAGGAATGGGTTTAGTTGGTGCcggatttatactgggatggaCCATCGGGTGGCTGTTACCGGCTTGGTGA
- the LOC140808940 gene encoding uncharacterized protein produces MPVMEKLRIFVAEEPVVAASCLIAGVGLFLPAVVRPILDSLETSKQVPQPALRDVVAGMTSKKQG; encoded by the exons ATGCCGGTGATGGAAAAGCTGAGAATTTTCGTAGCCGAAGAGCCTGTTGTTGCCGCTTCTTGCCTCATCGCCGGCGTTG GACTCTTCCTTCCGGCTGTAGTAAGACCTATCTTGGACTCTCTGGAAACGTCAAAGCAAGTACCTCAACCTGCTTTAAGGGAT GTAGTTGCCGGTATGACCAGCAAGAAACAGGGTTGA